From one Portunus trituberculatus isolate SZX2019 chromosome 8, ASM1759143v1, whole genome shotgun sequence genomic stretch:
- the LOC123499330 gene encoding trichohyalin-like isoform X1: MSDDQPSLIESALAGDVGAVDSELQRGVEVDQMEDGRTALHFAASEGLLEVVKVLLYYKANPTKRSKMEEDNGGTALHLAAEGGHVEVVEELLQAKANVEVLDAKGRQASHRAASRGQRGALEVLYKHGADMDARDAGKATPLHFAAFYGDMGTVRWLVEEAGAVTTYKDKNGRQPKDVAKKFNNSAVQKFLKSGGGGGGKKSGGGGGMAMFGGPKARRSMREMSRDRLAQAAREASTHRRHNESPAPSSDPESLSVPHRHDMTDDAPREDKNQPVSLPAGLGHVPHDSRGSIQSLSPPDSPRHSSMDRRGRERESRRRTWSLGGSARSSSKGRGLRGQVEELMEIKTQQEEELEFKREEMAKLKTLLSQADQEKTQAEEQLTEMRYVVESQRQQLTEATEGQQRVIALHQQDQEAARNATARREEEVQELLTQARKDIDALRERDALSQQTIEALTKKVERLSMEGKIAEERLEQKEATLREALRKVEEGSSHAVTVTSLREEIDHLTCMMDDTRDNAVIIQEQLEKKIADLREQNERKSETIALLSDRLREAETSSGDSKKAEQRVQELREKETESQLTIASLNAKIQQLQQNITDHDTKTLTFHKQQQARIEELTEGNESKQVTIASLSHEAEQLTRRLKEQQDSIVFYQGQLQQKQREHEQKQEDAHRVAQELREEIERMNEKVEEAQKMSLTQYERGGTVVALQKRDTAQKQTIKALENRLQHLTQKMADAEQASLTVQRQQLERINALTEQLEEAQRKQALPPPPPPPGAETTSEQQQQQQQNRGAPREGVLEPADH, translated from the exons atgaGTGACGACCAGCCTTCTTTG ATAGAGAGCGCCCTGGCTGGGGATGTTGGGGCGGTGGACTCGGAGCTTCAGCGAGGCGTGGAGGTGGACCAGATGGAGGATGGAAGAACGGCCCTCCACTTTGCCGCCTCCGAGGGCCtgctggaggtggtgaaggtgttaCTTTACTACAAAGCGAATCCCACCAAGAGAAgcaagatggaggaggataatg GCGGCACGGCACTCCATCTGGCGGCAGAGGGCGGccatgtggaggtggtggaggagctgcTTCAGGCCAAGGCGAACGTGGAGGTGCTGGATgccaagg GGCGCCAGGCATCGCACAGGGCAGCCTCTAGGGGACAGAGAGGCGCCCTTGAGGTCCTATACAAACACGGGGCGGATATGGATGCCAGGGACGCAGGGAAAGCCACGCCCCTTCACTTCGCCGCCTTCTACGGGGACATGGGGACAGTGAGGTggctggtggaggaggcaggGGCGGTCACAACGTACAAGGACAAAAATGGACGCCAACCCAAGGACGTGGCCAAGAAGTTTAATAATTCAGCTGTTCAGAAGTTTttaaaaagtggtggtggtggtggaggcaagaagagtggtggtggtggtggtatggctatg TTCGGCGGTCCCAAGGCACGGAGAAGCATGCGGGAGATGAGTAGAGACCGCCTAGCACAAGCAGCACGTGAGGCCAGCACACACAGACGCCACAATGAGTCCCCAGCACCTTCCTCTGACCCCGAGTCCCTGTCAGTCCCACACCGCCATGATATGACTGATGACGCCCCCCGGGAGGACAAGAACCAGCctgtctccctcccagctgGTCTCGGTCACGTCCCTCATGATAGCCGTGGTTCCATACAGTCTCTCTCCCCGCCAGACTCTCCCAGACACTCCTCAATGGACAGACGG GGGCGTGAAAGGGAGTCTCGCCGGCGCACGTGGAGCCTCGGGGGTTCTGCCAGGTCCTCCTCCAAGGGGCGGGGACTCAGGGGGCAGGTGGAGGAGCTCATGGAgataaag acccagcaggaggaggagctggaattcaagagagaggagatggcaAAACTGAAGACACTGCTAAGCCAAGCCGACCAGGAgaaa ACGCAGGCGGAGGAACAACTGACGGAGATGCGCTACGTGGTGGAGTCACAGAGGCAGCAGCTGACGGAGGCCACAGAGGGACAGCAGAGAGTTATTGCCTTACACCAGCAGGATCAGGAGGCAgccagg AACGCCACAgccaggagagaggaggaggtacaggagCTACTGACGCAGGCACGGAAGGACATTGACGCCCTAAGAGAACGAGACGCCCTTAGCCAACAGACCATTGAGGCGCTGACGAAGAAGGTGGAGCGTCTGTCAATGGAGGGCAAGATAGCAGAGGAGCGGCTGGAGCAGAAGGAG gcgACGCTGAGGGAGGCACTgcggaaggtggaggaggggtcTTCTCACGCCGTCACGGTCACCTCGCTGCGGGAGGAGATAGACCACCTTACCTGTATGATGGACGACACGAGGGACAACGCCGTCATTATACAg gaGCAGCTGGAGAAGAAGATAGCAGACCTGAGGGagcagaatgagaggaagagcgaGACCATTGCTCTTCTCTCAGACAGATTAAGGGAAGCTGAGACCAGCTCGGGAGATTcaaag AAGGCGGAGCAGCGAGTACAGGAGCTCCGGGAGAAGGAAACGGAGAGCCAGCTGACTATTGCTTCTCTAAATGCGAAGATACAGCAGCTCCAGCAGAACATTACTGATCATGACACCAAGACGCTCACCTTCCAT AAGCAACAGCAGGCCAGAATAGAGGAGCTGACGGAGGGTAATGAGTCCAAGCAGGTCACCATTGCAAGTCTGTCACACGAGGCGGAACAGCTGACGAGGAGGCTTAAGGAACAGCAGGACAGCATTGTGTTTTATCAG ggccAGCTCCAGCAGAAGCAGAGAGAGCAtgagcagaagcaggaggacGCACATAGGGTGGCACAGGAGCTCagggaggaaatagagaggatgaacgagaaggtggaggaggcgcAGAAGATGTCCCTAACTcag TACGAGAGAGGAGGAACCGTCGTGGCCCTTCAGAAGAGAGACACTGCccagaaacaaacaataaaggCATTAGAAAACCGCCTGCAGCACCTCACGCAGAAGATGGCTGACGCTGAGCAGGCTTCCCTCACGGTACAGAGACAGCAGCTGGAGAGGATCAACGCACTGACGGAGCAGCTGGAGGAGGCGCAGAGGAAG caggccttaccaccaccaccaccaccaccaggagcagAGACAACAAgcgaacaacaacagcaacaacaacaaaatagagGAGCTCCGAGAGAAGGAGTACTCGAGCCAGCTGATCACTGA
- the LOC123499330 gene encoding nuclear mitotic apparatus protein 1-like isoform X2, producing the protein MSDDQPSLIESALAGDVGAVDSELQRGVEVDQMEDGRTALHFAASEGLLEVVKVLLYYKANPTKRSKMEEDNGGTALHLAAEGGHVEVVEELLQAKANVEVLDAKGRQASHRAASRGQRGALEVLYKHGADMDARDAGKATPLHFAAFYGDMGTVRWLVEEAGAVTTYKDKNGRQPKDVAKKFNNSAVQKFLKSGGGGGGKKSGGGGGMAMFGGPKARRSMREMSRDRLAQAAREASTHRRHNESPAPSSDPESLSVPHRHDMTDDAPREDKNQPVSLPAGLGHVPHDSRGSIQSLSPPDSPRHSSMDRRGRERESRRRTWSLGGSARSSSKGRGLRGQVEELMEIKTQQEEELEFKREEMAKLKTLLSQADQEKTQAEEQLTEMRYVVESQRQQLTEATEGQQRVIALHQQDQEAARNATARREEEVQELLTQARKDIDALRERDALSQQTIEALTKKVERLSMEGKIAEERLEQKEATLREALRKVEEGSSHAVTVTSLREEIDHLTCMMDDTRDNAVIIQEQLEKKIADLREQNERKSETIALLSDRLREAETSSGDSKKAEQRVQELREKETESQLTIASLNAKIQQLQQNITDHDTKTLTFHKQQQARIEELTEGNESKQVTIASLSHEAEQLTRRLKEQQDSIVFYQGQLQQKQREHEQKQEDAHRVAQELREEIERMNEKVEEAQKMSLTQYERGGTVVALQKRDTAQKQTIKALENRLQHLTQKMADAEQASLTVQRQQLERINALTEQLEEAQRKALPPPPPPPGAETTSEQQQQQQQNRGAPREGVLEPADH; encoded by the exons atgaGTGACGACCAGCCTTCTTTG ATAGAGAGCGCCCTGGCTGGGGATGTTGGGGCGGTGGACTCGGAGCTTCAGCGAGGCGTGGAGGTGGACCAGATGGAGGATGGAAGAACGGCCCTCCACTTTGCCGCCTCCGAGGGCCtgctggaggtggtgaaggtgttaCTTTACTACAAAGCGAATCCCACCAAGAGAAgcaagatggaggaggataatg GCGGCACGGCACTCCATCTGGCGGCAGAGGGCGGccatgtggaggtggtggaggagctgcTTCAGGCCAAGGCGAACGTGGAGGTGCTGGATgccaagg GGCGCCAGGCATCGCACAGGGCAGCCTCTAGGGGACAGAGAGGCGCCCTTGAGGTCCTATACAAACACGGGGCGGATATGGATGCCAGGGACGCAGGGAAAGCCACGCCCCTTCACTTCGCCGCCTTCTACGGGGACATGGGGACAGTGAGGTggctggtggaggaggcaggGGCGGTCACAACGTACAAGGACAAAAATGGACGCCAACCCAAGGACGTGGCCAAGAAGTTTAATAATTCAGCTGTTCAGAAGTTTttaaaaagtggtggtggtggtggaggcaagaagagtggtggtggtggtggtatggctatg TTCGGCGGTCCCAAGGCACGGAGAAGCATGCGGGAGATGAGTAGAGACCGCCTAGCACAAGCAGCACGTGAGGCCAGCACACACAGACGCCACAATGAGTCCCCAGCACCTTCCTCTGACCCCGAGTCCCTGTCAGTCCCACACCGCCATGATATGACTGATGACGCCCCCCGGGAGGACAAGAACCAGCctgtctccctcccagctgGTCTCGGTCACGTCCCTCATGATAGCCGTGGTTCCATACAGTCTCTCTCCCCGCCAGACTCTCCCAGACACTCCTCAATGGACAGACGG GGGCGTGAAAGGGAGTCTCGCCGGCGCACGTGGAGCCTCGGGGGTTCTGCCAGGTCCTCCTCCAAGGGGCGGGGACTCAGGGGGCAGGTGGAGGAGCTCATGGAgataaag acccagcaggaggaggagctggaattcaagagagaggagatggcaAAACTGAAGACACTGCTAAGCCAAGCCGACCAGGAgaaa ACGCAGGCGGAGGAACAACTGACGGAGATGCGCTACGTGGTGGAGTCACAGAGGCAGCAGCTGACGGAGGCCACAGAGGGACAGCAGAGAGTTATTGCCTTACACCAGCAGGATCAGGAGGCAgccagg AACGCCACAgccaggagagaggaggaggtacaggagCTACTGACGCAGGCACGGAAGGACATTGACGCCCTAAGAGAACGAGACGCCCTTAGCCAACAGACCATTGAGGCGCTGACGAAGAAGGTGGAGCGTCTGTCAATGGAGGGCAAGATAGCAGAGGAGCGGCTGGAGCAGAAGGAG gcgACGCTGAGGGAGGCACTgcggaaggtggaggaggggtcTTCTCACGCCGTCACGGTCACCTCGCTGCGGGAGGAGATAGACCACCTTACCTGTATGATGGACGACACGAGGGACAACGCCGTCATTATACAg gaGCAGCTGGAGAAGAAGATAGCAGACCTGAGGGagcagaatgagaggaagagcgaGACCATTGCTCTTCTCTCAGACAGATTAAGGGAAGCTGAGACCAGCTCGGGAGATTcaaag AAGGCGGAGCAGCGAGTACAGGAGCTCCGGGAGAAGGAAACGGAGAGCCAGCTGACTATTGCTTCTCTAAATGCGAAGATACAGCAGCTCCAGCAGAACATTACTGATCATGACACCAAGACGCTCACCTTCCAT AAGCAACAGCAGGCCAGAATAGAGGAGCTGACGGAGGGTAATGAGTCCAAGCAGGTCACCATTGCAAGTCTGTCACACGAGGCGGAACAGCTGACGAGGAGGCTTAAGGAACAGCAGGACAGCATTGTGTTTTATCAG ggccAGCTCCAGCAGAAGCAGAGAGAGCAtgagcagaagcaggaggacGCACATAGGGTGGCACAGGAGCTCagggaggaaatagagaggatgaacgagaaggtggaggaggcgcAGAAGATGTCCCTAACTcag TACGAGAGAGGAGGAACCGTCGTGGCCCTTCAGAAGAGAGACACTGCccagaaacaaacaataaaggCATTAGAAAACCGCCTGCAGCACCTCACGCAGAAGATGGCTGACGCTGAGCAGGCTTCCCTCACGGTACAGAGACAGCAGCTGGAGAGGATCAACGCACTGACGGAGCAGCTGGAGGAGGCGCAGAGGAAG gccttaccaccaccaccaccaccaccaggagcagAGACAACAAgcgaacaacaacagcaacaacaacaaaatagagGAGCTCCGAGAGAAGGAGTACTCGAGCCAGCTGATCACTGA